One genomic segment of Kiritimatiella glycovorans includes these proteins:
- a CDS encoding RCC1 domain-containing protein — protein sequence MAVSNLTDVIAIAACRDQSFAVRSNGTVYAWGRGDEGRLGLGTNVSDRSSATLIPGLTNIVSVAAGTRHALALQNDGTLWAWGANSGGLLCADSEADILSSPVLALFLADTDFDDLPDYWERVYYGGVASVTGESDSDVDFMSARQEYAWGSCPTNADSNADGLFDYFAWDLGLDPLKVVTTNADADA from the coding sequence GTGGCGGTCAGCAATCTGACGGACGTGATCGCGATCGCGGCCTGCCGCGATCAGAGTTTTGCGGTTAGATCGAACGGGACGGTGTATGCGTGGGGCCGGGGGGACGAGGGCCGACTGGGACTCGGGACCAATGTCAGTGACCGCTCGTCGGCGACCCTGATTCCCGGGCTGACCAATATCGTTTCCGTGGCCGCGGGAACGCGCCACGCCCTGGCGCTTCAAAACGACGGGACGCTGTGGGCCTGGGGCGCGAACTCGGGAGGGCTTCTCTGCGCCGACTCGGAGGCCGATATCCTATCAAGCCCCGTGCTCGCACTCTTTCTCGCCGACACCGATTTTGATGATTTGCCCGATTACTGGGAGCGGGTGTACTACGGGGGCGTAGCGAGCGTCACAGGGGAATCAGATAGCGACGTTGATTTTATGAGTGCCCGGCAGGAGTACGCGTGGGGTTCGTGCCCCACCAATGCGGACAGCAACGCCGACGGATTATTTGACTACTTTGCATGGGACCTGGGATTGGATCCGCTTAAAGTGGTCACGACGAACGCGGATGCCGATGCATGA
- a CDS encoding IS30 family transposase has product MATKTGMDIFFAHPYHSWERGTNENTNGLIRRLHPKKVSFRGIGTAALKRIDTFLNDRPRKCLGWMTPREKMAAFLASAP; this is encoded by the coding sequence ATGGCGACGAAGACCGGCATGGACATCTTCTTCGCACATCCCTATCACTCCTGGGAACGAGGAACCAATGAGAACACCAACGGCCTGATTCGCAGGCTGCACCCCAAGAAGGTCTCTTTCCGGGGAATCGGTACAGCGGCACTGAAGCGCATCGACACATTCCTCAACGACCGTCCTCGAAAGTGTCTGGGATGGATGACGCCAAGGGAGAAGATGGCCGCCTTCCTTGCTTCCGCCCCGTGA
- a CDS encoding SDR family NAD(P)-dependent oxidoreductase, which translates to MGSNQNGSGNVKAAPVEFKSVLITGCSSGIGRAAARMLKTRGWEVLPTARKEEDLASLREEGFSPRKIELADEDSVSGLLNQLQHDGRLPGALVNNAGYGQPGAIEDLNRELLRRQFEVNVFGLQQLANGFVPSFRKRGCGRIVHVSSMLGRLSMPLNGAYSASKFALESLADAQRVELHDSGVAVSLIEPGPIYTEFHASARRRGSATLRTPHSPFLPLYEKFEHADRAPRTAARFALPPEAVARKIVHALESPHPRIRYRVTIPALLGEAAQRLLPACWIDAAFRAGLRRFSAAPATSDEPVQN; encoded by the coding sequence ATGGGATCGAATCAAAACGGGAGCGGGAATGTGAAGGCGGCGCCGGTTGAATTTAAAAGCGTACTCATTACCGGATGCTCGAGCGGGATCGGTCGCGCGGCGGCACGGATGCTGAAGACCCGCGGATGGGAGGTTCTGCCGACGGCACGGAAGGAAGAAGATCTCGCGTCGCTTCGCGAGGAGGGATTCTCACCGCGGAAGATTGAACTGGCGGACGAAGATTCCGTTTCGGGGCTTCTCAATCAGCTTCAGCACGACGGCAGGCTGCCGGGGGCGCTGGTCAACAACGCCGGCTACGGCCAGCCGGGCGCGATTGAGGACCTCAATCGCGAACTCCTCCGGCGACAGTTCGAGGTGAATGTCTTCGGCCTGCAGCAGCTCGCCAACGGGTTTGTTCCCTCGTTCCGCAAACGGGGCTGCGGGCGTATTGTACACGTAAGCTCTATGCTGGGACGCCTTTCGATGCCGCTCAACGGCGCGTATTCGGCGTCAAAATTCGCGCTCGAATCCCTCGCGGACGCACAACGTGTGGAACTCCACGACTCGGGCGTCGCAGTCTCGTTGATCGAGCCGGGTCCGATCTACACGGAATTTCACGCCTCCGCCCGCCGCCGCGGTTCCGCGACCCTGCGGACTCCGCACTCACCGTTTCTGCCTCTGTACGAGAAGTTCGAGCACGCCGACCGCGCGCCGCGCACCGCGGCCCGCTTCGCCCTCCCGCCGGAGGCCGTCGCGCGGAAGATCGTCCACGCCCTCGAATCACCGCACCCCCGCATCCGCTACCGGGTGACGATCCCCGCGCTCCTCGGCGAAGCCGCCCAGCGCCTGCTGCCGGCGTGCTGGATCGACGCCGCCTTCCGCGCCGGACTGCGCAGGTTCAGCGCGGCGCCTGCCACTTCTGACGAACCTGTCCAGAATTGA
- the hisF gene encoding imidazole glycerol phosphate synthase subunit HisF: MLAKRIIPCLDVTGGRVVKGVRFVDLRDAGDPVECARAYEQQGADELTFLDITASSDHREIMEEVVRRVAREVFMPLTVGGGMRSEDDVRRMLHAGADKVSFNTAAVESPALIDRAAERFGSQCTVLAIDARRDGEGGWTVYTHGGRTPAEREAVAWAREGVERGAGEILLTSMDADGTKDGYDLDLTRAVAEAVDAPVIASGGAGTLQHMVDAVTYGAADAVLAASIFHFGTFTIKEVKEYMRGEGVEVRI; this comes from the coding sequence GTGCTGGCGAAGCGTATCATACCATGTCTGGATGTGACGGGCGGGCGGGTCGTGAAAGGGGTCCGGTTCGTGGACCTCCGCGATGCGGGCGATCCGGTGGAATGCGCGCGTGCCTACGAGCAGCAGGGCGCGGACGAGCTGACGTTCCTGGACATCACGGCGTCGAGCGATCACCGCGAAATCATGGAGGAGGTCGTGCGCCGCGTGGCGCGCGAGGTCTTCATGCCGCTGACCGTCGGAGGCGGCATGCGTTCGGAGGACGATGTGCGCCGGATGCTGCACGCCGGAGCGGATAAGGTCTCGTTCAACACCGCGGCGGTAGAATCGCCGGCGCTGATCGACCGCGCGGCGGAGAGGTTCGGCTCGCAGTGTACCGTGCTCGCCATCGACGCCCGCCGTGACGGCGAGGGCGGGTGGACGGTCTATACCCACGGCGGGCGTACCCCCGCGGAACGCGAGGCCGTGGCGTGGGCCCGCGAAGGCGTGGAGCGGGGCGCAGGGGAAATTCTGCTGACCAGCATGGACGCCGACGGGACGAAGGACGGGTACGACCTGGACCTGACCCGGGCCGTGGCCGAAGCCGTCGATGCTCCCGTCATCGCATCCGGCGGTGCGGGCACCCTGCAGCATATGGTCGACGCCGTCACGTACGGCGCGGCCGATGCCGTGCTCGCGGCCTCGATCTTCCACTTCGGGACGTTCACGATAAAAGAGGTGAAGGAGTATATGCGCGGGGAAGGGGTTGAAGTCAGGATATGA
- a CDS encoding phosphoribosyl-AMP cyclohydrolase produces the protein MSKELEEGQDLQLDWTKLEKVAAQAPGVIPCAVQNVDTKEVILVAYVNKQALRESMRRGVAVFWSTSRQELWVKGETSGAVFDLLEVRVNCEQNSLLYLVRPRKGGICHTKNAQGEPRNCYYRRIDFGAGALENLDP, from the coding sequence ATGAGCAAAGAGCTTGAAGAGGGACAGGACCTGCAGCTCGACTGGACGAAACTGGAAAAAGTGGCGGCGCAGGCGCCCGGCGTGATTCCCTGCGCGGTGCAGAACGTCGATACGAAGGAGGTCATCCTCGTCGCCTACGTGAATAAACAGGCCCTGCGGGAATCCATGCGCCGCGGCGTGGCGGTGTTCTGGAGCACCTCCCGGCAGGAGTTGTGGGTCAAGGGCGAGACCAGCGGAGCGGTGTTCGACCTGCTCGAGGTGCGGGTGAACTGCGAGCAGAATTCGCTGCTGTACCTCGTCCGTCCGCGTAAAGGCGGCATCTGCCACACGAAGAATGCGCAGGGCGAGCCCCGCAACTGCTATTACCGCCGTATCGACTTCGGGGCCGGCGCGCTCGAGAACCTCGATCCCTGA
- the trpE gene encoding anthranilate synthase component I, with translation MTVMPDKASFMERAADGNLIPVWREYLPDPETPVSAYARVRTALRESGRATHTFLLESVEGGERIGRYSFIGGRPRAIVRARGDRVEIEERGGETKVAEGVEPLEALRSYMERFRPVEADADLPPFIGGAVGFLGYDCVHQFEPRVPVCDRDPLHAPDMVFLVTDAIVVFDRVQHRLKIVANAFIDGDPESAYDAAVREIDFLADALRRPVERMLVDGHEPVDPPEPSSNMTREQYEQAVEKAKEYIRAGDIIQTVLSQRFEVGHEGDSLDVYRALRSINPSPYMFLLDMEDSSLVGSSPEIHVRCEEGEVEVRPIAGTRPRHLDAVEDRRLEAELLADPKERAEHIMLVDLARNDIGRVCRAGSVQVPDLMTIERYSHVMHIVSDVTGTLAPGYDGYDLLRATFPAGTVSGAPKIRAMEIIAELERMKRGPYAGAVGYISFDGNLDTCITIRTIILDGGKAYVQAGAGIVADSVPANEYEETRNKARGMLTALALAGRFREARGEVSP, from the coding sequence ATGACGGTCATGCCGGACAAGGCGAGCTTTATGGAACGGGCTGCGGACGGGAACCTGATCCCCGTCTGGCGGGAGTATCTCCCCGATCCCGAAACCCCGGTCTCCGCGTACGCCCGCGTGCGGACGGCGCTGCGCGAATCCGGCCGCGCCACCCACACGTTCCTGCTCGAGAGCGTGGAGGGCGGCGAACGGATCGGACGCTATTCGTTTATCGGCGGACGTCCGCGCGCGATCGTCCGCGCCCGGGGCGACCGGGTCGAAATCGAGGAGCGCGGGGGGGAGACGAAGGTCGCGGAGGGCGTGGAGCCGCTCGAGGCCCTGCGCAGCTACATGGAGCGCTTCCGGCCGGTCGAGGCGGACGCCGACCTGCCGCCGTTCATCGGAGGCGCGGTGGGCTTTCTCGGGTACGACTGCGTGCACCAGTTCGAGCCCCGCGTGCCCGTCTGCGACCGGGACCCGCTGCACGCCCCTGATATGGTCTTCCTCGTCACCGATGCGATCGTCGTGTTCGACCGGGTGCAGCACAGGCTGAAGATCGTCGCCAACGCGTTCATCGACGGCGATCCCGAATCCGCCTACGATGCGGCGGTCCGGGAGATCGACTTCCTGGCCGACGCGCTCCGCCGTCCCGTCGAACGGATGCTGGTGGACGGACACGAGCCGGTCGATCCGCCGGAACCGTCGTCGAATATGACCCGGGAGCAGTACGAGCAGGCGGTGGAAAAGGCGAAGGAGTATATCCGGGCGGGCGACATCATCCAGACCGTGCTGTCCCAGCGATTCGAGGTGGGCCACGAGGGCGATTCGCTCGATGTCTACCGCGCCCTGCGCTCGATCAACCCCTCGCCGTACATGTTCCTGCTGGACATGGAGGACAGCTCGCTGGTGGGGTCCTCGCCCGAGATCCACGTGCGCTGCGAAGAGGGCGAGGTCGAGGTGCGCCCGATCGCCGGCACGCGGCCCCGGCACCTCGATGCGGTCGAGGACCGGCGGCTGGAGGCCGAGCTGCTGGCCGACCCGAAGGAGCGCGCCGAGCACATCATGCTGGTCGACCTCGCGCGCAACGATATCGGCCGCGTTTGCCGCGCGGGCAGCGTGCAGGTTCCCGACCTGATGACGATCGAACGCTACAGCCACGTGATGCACATCGTCTCGGACGTCACCGGAACCCTCGCCCCGGGGTATGACGGCTACGATTTGCTCCGGGCCACGTTTCCCGCGGGGACGGTCAGCGGAGCGCCGAAGATCCGGGCCATGGAGATCATCGCCGAACTCGAACGGATGAAACGCGGCCCCTACGCCGGCGCGGTGGGCTACATCAGCTTTGACGGCAACCTCGATACCTGCATCACGATCCGCACGATCATCCTCGACGGAGGCAAGGCCTACGTGCAGGCGGGCGCGGGAATCGTCGCCGATTCCGTGCCCGCGAACGAGTACGAGGAAACGCGCAACAAGGCGCGGGGTATGCTCACGGCGCTGGCGCTCGCCGGACGCTTCCGCGAAGCGCGCGGGGAGGTGTCGCCATGA
- a CDS encoding anthranilate synthase component II: MILVIDNYDSFTYNIVQQLGELGVETEVHRNDEITVDQVRARRPERIVISPGPGGPPDAGVSCEVIRALGPEIPVFGCCLGHQCIGAVYGARIVRAARLMHGKTSPVHHDGRGVFRDLPDPFEATRYHSLIIDRDSLPGDLTLTAWTEEDEIMGVRHAEHPVEGVQFHPESILTVEGRRLLENFLARG; this comes from the coding sequence ATGATCCTGGTGATCGATAACTACGATTCGTTTACGTACAACATCGTCCAGCAGCTCGGGGAGCTGGGCGTCGAGACGGAAGTGCATCGCAACGACGAGATCACGGTCGATCAGGTCAGGGCGCGGCGCCCCGAACGCATCGTGATCAGCCCCGGTCCCGGCGGCCCGCCGGATGCGGGCGTCTCGTGCGAGGTGATCCGCGCCCTGGGTCCGGAGATCCCCGTTTTCGGCTGCTGTCTCGGTCACCAGTGTATCGGCGCGGTCTACGGCGCGCGCATCGTCCGCGCGGCCCGGCTGATGCACGGAAAGACGTCGCCGGTCCACCACGACGGACGGGGCGTGTTCCGCGATCTGCCCGATCCCTTCGAGGCCACGCGGTATCACTCGCTCATCATCGACCGGGATTCGCTGCCCGGGGATCTGACCCTCACGGCGTGGACGGAGGAGGACGAGATCATGGGGGTGCGCCATGCGGAGCACCCCGTGGAGGGCGTCCAGTTCCATCCCGAATCGATCCTGACGGTCGAGGGCCGGAGACTGCTCGAAAACTTTCTGGCCCGCGGATGA
- a CDS encoding TatD family hydrolase, with amino-acid sequence MRLFDTHVHLDGLGGAQEIEAGLARARDAGVDRILAVGGRPEADETALEWAQRYPGSIFASAGCDRDQAGRSPDEAGLRTRLRRTECVALGEIGLDYHYHGPEEREAQRELFERMLAIAAEVHQPVVIHSREADDDTLTALRAFAARPGAPSPPGVLHCFTGGEAFAEALVDIGFFISFSGIITFRNAEALRAAAKTIPAERLLIETDTPYLAPVPHRGKRNEPAHVIRVAETLAEQRGSRVEDIAEQTRCNAERLFGLQGG; translated from the coding sequence ATGAGGTTGTTCGATACCCACGTGCACCTGGACGGACTGGGCGGAGCGCAGGAGATCGAGGCGGGCCTGGCGCGCGCGCGCGATGCGGGCGTCGACCGGATCCTCGCCGTGGGCGGGCGGCCGGAGGCCGACGAAACCGCCCTCGAATGGGCGCAACGGTATCCGGGCTCGATCTTCGCCTCGGCGGGATGCGACCGCGATCAGGCCGGCCGCTCCCCGGACGAGGCGGGATTGCGCACGCGGCTCCGCCGGACGGAGTGCGTGGCACTCGGAGAGATCGGACTCGACTACCATTACCACGGACCGGAGGAGCGCGAAGCCCAGCGCGAGCTGTTCGAGCGGATGCTCGCGATCGCCGCCGAAGTGCATCAACCCGTCGTGATCCATTCGCGTGAGGCCGACGACGACACGCTCACGGCGCTGCGCGCATTCGCGGCCCGCCCCGGGGCTCCGTCGCCGCCGGGCGTCCTCCACTGCTTCACCGGCGGCGAGGCGTTTGCGGAGGCCCTGGTCGACATTGGTTTTTTTATCAGTTTCAGTGGTATCATCACCTTCAGAAATGCCGAGGCCCTTCGCGCGGCGGCGAAAACGATCCCGGCGGAACGGCTGCTGATCGAGACGGATACGCCGTATCTCGCTCCCGTGCCGCACCGCGGGAAACGCAATGAACCCGCGCACGTGATCCGGGTCGCGGAGACCCTGGCCGAACAGCGGGGAAGCCGCGTGGAGGACATCGCTGAACAGACAAGATGCAATGCCGAACGACTCTTCGGCCTGCAGGGAGGATGA
- a CDS encoding SixA phosphatase family protein: protein MKRVTLIRHGKAEKQGDRGTDFDRDLNERGRNDAKKIAAKLKAEAFRPSVIVTSPAVRAAATARYFAEALGAPLCEDPRIFRNSVPDLLEVIRNQEDEFGHIALVGHNPSMEGLLAYLVPGVEGEMSTCEVADIQLDLDRWADVGEGAGSLRASYSPKNMGAS, encoded by the coding sequence ATGAAGCGGGTGACACTGATTCGTCACGGGAAAGCGGAGAAGCAGGGGGATCGGGGCACGGACTTCGATCGCGACCTGAATGAACGGGGCCGCAATGACGCGAAGAAAATCGCGGCGAAGCTCAAAGCGGAAGCGTTCCGTCCATCGGTGATCGTCACGAGTCCCGCCGTACGCGCTGCGGCGACCGCGCGGTATTTCGCCGAAGCCCTGGGGGCTCCGCTGTGCGAGGATCCGCGTATCTTCCGGAACAGCGTGCCCGACCTGCTCGAGGTCATCCGGAATCAGGAGGATGAGTTCGGGCACATCGCGCTGGTCGGTCACAATCCTTCGATGGAGGGGCTGCTGGCGTACCTCGTTCCGGGTGTCGAAGGCGAGATGAGCACCTGCGAGGTCGCCGATATACAGCTCGATCTCGATCGCTGGGCCGACGTCGGGGAAGGCGCGGGCTCGCTGCGGGCTTCGTATTCGCCGAAGAACATGGGTGCTTCGTAG
- the gpmI gene encoding 2,3-bisphosphoglycerate-independent phosphoglycerate mutase, translating into MESLKKHPRFAGVEGPVVLVVMDGIGIGRQDEGNLVHRAKTPNIDWLAEHAIASQLKAHGTAVGLPTDGDMGNSEVGHNAIGAGRIFNQGAARINTAIEDGVLWDGEVWRELTGNVKERKSTLHFIGLFSDGNVHSHLDHLRAMLRRAKDEGVGTVRIHALLDGRDVPPTSALEYIDDFEGFLADLNAEHGVDYAIASGGGRMNITMDRYEADWDMVARGWKIHVRGEGRAFSSAREAVETFRGEKPGILDQDLPGFVIERDGAPVGPVRDGDSVILFNYRGDRAIELSRAFDEDPFDKFDRGPRPDVKFAGMMQYDGDLEIPKKFLVPPPHIDRTIGEYLSKTGVKQLALSETQKFGHVTYFFNGNRSGKFNPDYEDYVEIPSDRCPFEDKPEMKAKELTDKTVEAIESGRYRFIRLNYPNGDMVGHTGVFEAVIRGIEAVDEGVGRIMEAVKKTNGALIASADHGNSDDMAARDKKTGEILRDEHGRPRPKTAHSLNPVPVYVYDPSGQSNARLSGHPDLGISSLAATSLVLMGYEPPEDYTPSVVEVG; encoded by the coding sequence ATGGAATCACTGAAAAAACATCCCCGTTTCGCGGGGGTTGAAGGTCCGGTCGTGCTGGTCGTCATGGACGGTATCGGCATCGGCAGACAGGACGAAGGCAATCTCGTCCACCGGGCGAAGACGCCGAATATCGACTGGTTGGCCGAACACGCCATCGCTTCGCAGCTCAAAGCGCACGGCACGGCCGTGGGGCTGCCCACCGACGGCGATATGGGCAACAGCGAGGTGGGCCATAATGCCATCGGGGCGGGACGTATCTTCAACCAGGGCGCGGCGCGGATCAATACGGCCATCGAGGACGGCGTGCTCTGGGACGGAGAGGTCTGGCGGGAGCTGACCGGCAACGTCAAGGAGCGGAAGTCGACGCTGCACTTCATCGGCCTCTTCTCCGACGGCAACGTGCACAGCCATCTCGATCACCTGCGCGCCATGCTCCGCCGCGCGAAAGACGAAGGCGTCGGAACCGTCAGGATCCACGCGCTCCTCGACGGGCGCGACGTGCCCCCGACGTCCGCGCTGGAGTATATCGATGACTTCGAGGGATTTCTCGCAGATCTCAATGCGGAACACGGGGTGGATTACGCCATCGCCTCCGGCGGTGGCCGGATGAACATCACCATGGACCGCTACGAGGCCGACTGGGACATGGTCGCCCGCGGCTGGAAGATCCACGTGCGCGGCGAGGGACGCGCCTTCTCCAGCGCGCGCGAGGCGGTCGAAACCTTCCGCGGAGAGAAGCCCGGCATCCTCGACCAGGACCTGCCCGGGTTTGTGATCGAACGCGACGGCGCCCCGGTCGGTCCGGTGCGCGACGGCGACAGCGTGATTCTTTTCAATTACCGGGGCGACCGGGCCATCGAACTGAGCCGGGCGTTCGACGAGGACCCGTTTGACAAGTTCGACCGCGGTCCGCGGCCCGACGTGAAATTCGCCGGGATGATGCAGTACGACGGTGATCTCGAGATCCCGAAAAAGTTTCTCGTCCCGCCGCCGCATATCGACCGCACCATCGGCGAGTATCTCTCGAAGACCGGGGTGAAGCAGCTCGCGCTCAGCGAGACCCAGAAATTCGGTCACGTGACCTATTTCTTCAACGGCAACCGCTCCGGAAAATTCAATCCGGACTACGAGGACTACGTCGAAATCCCGTCCGACCGCTGTCCCTTCGAAGACAAGCCGGAGATGAAGGCGAAGGAGCTTACCGACAAGACGGTCGAGGCGATCGAAAGCGGCCGGTACCGCTTCATCCGGCTGAACTACCCGAACGGAGACATGGTCGGCCATACCGGCGTATTCGAGGCCGTCATCAGGGGGATCGAGGCCGTGGACGAGGGCGTGGGGCGGATTATGGAGGCGGTGAAGAAGACGAACGGAGCACTGATCGCCTCCGCCGACCACGGGAACTCGGACGATATGGCCGCACGCGATAAGAAGACCGGGGAAATCCTGCGCGACGAACACGGCCGGCCCAGACCGAAGACCGCCCACTCGCTCAATCCGGTTCCGGTCTACGTCTACGACCCCTCAGGGCAGTCGAACGCCCGGCTCTCCGGCCACCCGGATCTGGGCATCAGCAGCCTGGCCGCCACCAGCCTCGTGCTGATGGGCTACGAGCCGCCCGAGGACTATACCCCGAGCGTGGTCGAGGTGGGGTGA
- a CDS encoding enoyl-ACP reductase FabI: MIRKGGRYVVMGLLNADSIAYAAGRAIEQFGGEVIYTVQNERMRKIFFDRGSSGLSQRDKDAMRIEYCDVTVENEIRNLFDKTGPIDGVLHSIAFANPKTCLGDHFYTNSWEDLKQAFHISCVSLAPVTHFAQERMTRGGSVVALTFESQVAFPYYNWMGVNKAALEAAVRALAREYGKEHVRVNAVSAGPLTTKAAKSIPHFAHLSRTWKKMSPLPWDPVKDKENVAQSVVFLLGEYSKKITGQTIHVDGGVSAMGGQLLPSERPKVSKPAKALKG; the protein is encoded by the coding sequence ATGATACGCAAAGGCGGACGGTATGTGGTGATGGGACTGCTCAATGCGGATTCGATCGCGTATGCGGCGGGACGCGCCATCGAGCAGTTCGGCGGCGAAGTGATCTACACGGTCCAGAACGAGCGGATGCGGAAGATCTTTTTCGACCGCGGGTCGAGCGGTCTCTCGCAGCGGGACAAGGACGCGATGCGCATCGAGTACTGCGATGTGACCGTCGAGAACGAGATCCGCAACCTCTTCGACAAGACGGGGCCGATCGACGGCGTACTCCATTCGATTGCGTTCGCCAATCCCAAGACGTGCCTCGGCGACCACTTCTATACGAACTCCTGGGAGGATCTCAAGCAGGCCTTCCACATCAGCTGCGTCTCGCTGGCGCCGGTGACCCATTTCGCGCAGGAGCGCATGACACGCGGCGGATCGGTCGTTGCGCTCACCTTCGAATCGCAGGTCGCCTTCCCCTACTACAACTGGATGGGCGTCAATAAGGCCGCGCTCGAGGCCGCCGTGCGGGCGCTGGCCCGCGAGTACGGCAAAGAACACGTACGCGTCAACGCCGTCTCGGCCGGCCCGCTGACCACGAAGGCGGCCAAGTCGATCCCGCATTTCGCCCATCTCTCGCGCACTTGGAAGAAGATGAGCCCCCTGCCCTGGGATCCCGTCAAGGACAAGGAGAACGTGGCGCAGTCGGTCGTCTTTCTGCTCGGCGAGTATTCAAAGAAGATCACCGGCCAGACGATTCACGTCGACGGCGGAGTCTCGGCCATGGGCGGTCAGCTGCTCCCCTCCGAACGGCCGAAGGTCAGCAAACCCGCGAAGGCGCTGAAGGGGTAA
- the nadB gene encoding L-aspartate oxidase, which translates to MTPQSPGRPPPAAMKTLDCDFLVIGSGSAGLLAAIHLSRHGRVFVVSKRARTESNTNYAQGGIACVVDKDDSIGQHLQDTLRTGCGLSEESVAREILEAGPDRIRELEQLGLRFATRKGRHPDEYDLGQEGGHSRRRVLHVGDITGGELIRVLLGRVNEEPDIKVIENWTAIDLVTTGWLGQDGPNRCVGAYFFSSDTGEVLAVRAGATLLATGGVGKTYLYTSNPDVATGDGLAMAWRAGLPVRDMEFIQFHPTCLYHPHAKSFLISEAVRGEGAELIDAAGRPFMHKFTGQGSLAPRDVTARAIDHIMKSRGDPCVYLDITHKSEEFLRGRFPNLYETCLRFGVDMARQPIPVVPAAHYSCGGVIAGTDGTTEMKGLFACGEVASTGLHGANRLASNSLLEALVCAGRAAERMADYAADEDGTIEDRIPSWKYGDAVHSDEAVVVEHNWNEVRSVMWDYVGIVRSDRRLARARKRITTIREEVRNYYCAYLITRDLLELRSVAAVAELIVRSAQRRRESRGLHYTKDYPEPSRKTPEHTIIRNTPGGPLKTD; encoded by the coding sequence ATGACCCCGCAGTCCCCCGGACGCCCGCCCCCCGCCGCGATGAAGACGCTCGATTGCGACTTTCTCGTGATCGGTTCCGGTTCCGCGGGTCTGCTGGCCGCGATTCATCTCAGCCGGCACGGCCGCGTGTTCGTCGTCTCCAAGCGCGCCCGCACCGAAAGCAATACGAACTACGCCCAGGGCGGGATCGCCTGCGTGGTCGATAAAGACGATTCGATCGGCCAGCACCTCCAGGACACCCTGCGCACCGGTTGCGGTTTGAGCGAGGAGTCCGTGGCCCGCGAAATCCTGGAGGCGGGACCGGACCGCATCCGCGAGCTGGAGCAGCTCGGACTCCGGTTTGCAACCCGCAAGGGACGCCATCCCGACGAGTACGACCTGGGGCAGGAGGGCGGACACTCGCGTCGCCGGGTCCTCCATGTGGGGGACATCACCGGCGGAGAACTGATCCGCGTCCTTCTCGGCCGGGTCAACGAAGAGCCGGACATCAAGGTCATCGAAAACTGGACCGCCATCGACCTGGTCACCACCGGATGGCTGGGACAGGACGGGCCGAACCGGTGCGTGGGAGCCTATTTCTTCAGCAGCGACACGGGCGAGGTGCTCGCCGTCCGGGCGGGCGCCACGCTGCTGGCGACCGGCGGCGTGGGCAAGACCTATCTCTATACGAGCAATCCCGATGTGGCCACCGGCGACGGGCTTGCCATGGCCTGGCGCGCGGGGCTCCCCGTGCGGGATATGGAGTTCATCCAGTTTCACCCGACCTGCCTCTACCACCCGCACGCCAAGTCCTTCCTGATCAGCGAAGCGGTCCGCGGCGAGGGAGCGGAACTGATCGACGCCGCCGGACGGCCGTTCATGCATAAGTTCACCGGGCAGGGGTCCCTGGCGCCGCGCGACGTGACGGCGCGCGCGATCGACCACATCATGAAAAGCCGCGGCGACCCCTGCGTCTACCTCGACATTACGCACAAGTCGGAGGAGTTTCTCCGCGGCCGCTTCCCCAACCTCTACGAGACCTGCCTCCGGTTCGGTGTCGACATGGCGCGCCAGCCCATCCCGGTCGTGCCCGCCGCCCACTACTCCTGCGGAGGGGTCATCGCCGGCACCGACGGGACGACCGAAATGAAGGGGCTCTTCGCCTGCGGCGAAGTGGCCAGCACCGGTCTGCACGGCGCCAACCGCCTCGCAAGCAATTCGCTGCTCGAAGCGCTGGTCTGCGCCGGCCGAGCGGCGGAGCGCATGGCGGACTATGCCGCGGACGAGGACGGAACGATCGAGGACCGGATCCCGTCCTGGAAATACGGCGACGCCGTCCACAGCGACGAGGCGGTCGTCGTCGAACACAACTGGAACGAGGTGCGTTCGGTGATGTGGGATTACGTGGGCATCGTACGCTCCGACCGCCGCCTCGCGCGCGCCCGCAAGCGGATCACGACGATCCGCGAAGAGGTGCGCAACTACTACTGCGCCTACCTCATCACGCGCGACCTTCTCGAACTGCGCAGCGTCGCCGCCGTGGCCGAACTGATCGTCCGCTCCGCACAGCGGCGGCGGGAGAGCCGGGGACTGCACTACACCAAGGATTATCCGGAGCCCTCCCGCAAAACACCGGAGCATACGATCATCCGGAACACTCCCGGCGGCCCGCTGAAGACGGATTAG